The Betta splendens chromosome 12, fBetSpl5.4, whole genome shotgun sequence genome contains the following window.
CGATGAACCCCCCCTCCCGTCCTGACGCCacctcacactcagctgcagcgCTTCTAGACGGGAACGGGCCCAGCCTCCGGTTAGACGACGTTCAAAGAAGCTACAATTGACTACATCGTATAGTCGGACACGGAAACACAATTTGACCGTAGGATTTTGGGTTAACCATTCTAATGAGCgctgtgttttattgcagcGCGCGCCTGTCGGAAACCAAAAGAATCGTCCTTGAAAAATAGATCACAGCCTTCGGTCGCtcattcaataaaaaaaaaatgtaaaacgtgcgacacaaaaacaaagagatCAGAATCTGAATTGTGTTTGATGAGATGTGATCGCTCATTGCCAAAATGTTGAAGCACTAATTGCAGACAACATGGACGTGTTGgctgaaacatttatttcataCAGATCTAAAGCGTTTGTGTGCTGGTTAATGAGATGCTACTGAAATAACACTTCACAGTAGAACTGCTTGGACAAAACGTTAACACTACAACTAGTTTGCTTCACAGGCGGATTCTGTTGGTTTTCTGTGTaacagagatgatgatgatgacgccGTAGTAAGTGGGCGATGGGTGCCTGTGTCCTGTAAAGTCTGAAGCacatgtcagtgatgtcagtaCTAAAAACGGTCCCAACATTGGAACATGAGTAGAAATGAAGAGGCACAAACGTGGCCGAGTAGTGAAGACCGCCTTTGATCCCGTGACCTGGAATCTGGACGTTAAAGCTGCTTTCTCCTCCGTCAGCTGTATTTGCTCTGGACATGCACTGGCATTTCATACGCAGCCAAAACCAATATGACCGTTACCGCCGTAAGCTTAACTAATTGTACAAGCATGAGCAGTGCAGAGCTGAAGACAGGCGTGTAACAACCAGAAGCTAAGACACAGCTCCACTCGGAGTCCTGTTCAAATGTCCACACACacggatggacacacacacacggatggacacacacacacacacacacacggacacacacacacggacagacacacacacacacacacacacacacacacacacacggacggacacacacacacacggacggacacacacacacggatggacacacacacacggatggacacacacacacggatggacacacacacacacacacacacggacggacACACACGTGTCAGGCATCATTTACTATAAAGGCAGATTGTGATGCAGTACAGGCTGCAGCATGTTTGTCTTCCCTGCGTCCAGTGCATGCACATGGGACGTGATCAGGGACGGCTGGACACCGAGGACCTGGTGTCAGTCTCACTGGGGCCTGTAGCCCCCCAGCTGAGGCATGTAGCTGGAGCTGGGTGCGGGCGGCTGCCAGTCAGCGGACTGCTCCTTTGGTGGTGCCGTTGGCTCGGCGTCCTCCTCCAGAGGACAAAAGTCTAgagcctccagctcttccaATTCAGCGGCTCTGGTGCCGTCTCTGTTCGCTGCAGCTGGTGAGAAGCAGGTCTGTCGGGGGAAACGAGCAGACTGTCTGCTGCCCTCCTGCACAAACATGTCTGGATGCTCCTCAGACTCCAGCAGAGGCTGTGTGGACTCGGACCGTGTGAAAACGGCCTGCTGAGGCTGGGAGCCTGGCGTCTGGCCCTTGTAGCCGCCAGAGGCCACCACAGAGGAGTACTGCACGGTGCTGGCAGTGGTGTCGCCCATGTCGCCGCTGTCGTCGTTGTCGGACACGCTCTGGCGAGGGGAGGACATGCAGGAGGAGCCGCCGATCCCGCTGCTGTGCTCCTCGGACAGGTACTTGTCCTTCCTCAGAGCGAGGCTGGCCTTGTCCTCCTCATACACACTCCCTCTGTCACAGACGTCCACATCGAGCACACTAATGCCAGACAGACACTTCTCCTTTGATGTCTCCGCCTGAAGTGGAACATTTACAGACAACAGCATTTACACTTCAGGCTAGAATAAATCTTCTTTTAGGCAGAGACACATGCTGACAGAATAGGTTATTTTAGTTTCCCTTattctctggttttattttatttttactgtagaGACGCACCAAAgaaccacaggaagcagcttaAAATCAGTGAAGCTACTCTTTAACATCAGGAAAGTTTCGGTTCTCGTTATCGATTCCAGCCCAGTACAGAGAAactctgccacctgctggttccctgTGAGAACACTACTGGCTCCTAAGCCACAGAGTGGAGGTCCTTGCTCACGGCTTTCAGGTTTAAATCTTACTGCGTGGCAGTAGAAGGAAGCAGCGTGTTCATTAAAATGTTTGCCTGAACAAACGATGGACTGTAGAATATCACAGTGATCACAGCAACATGCTAACTAGtaaaacctctacagctgtgtGATGATGTGGGAGTGTGCGTCCTTACCTTCAGGGGATAATCAGGAGACCAGTTTCCAATGGTGCTGTCTCCAGGGTTTGGAATCTGAGGCCAAAAGTTCTTCTTTAtcctgtaaaaaaatatatttattttgcttGCTTCTAGAATAAACACATCTGACACatgtattatgtatttattccaTCTTATTTTGTTTAACACTGAGAGCAATATGTTGAGGCATGAAAATCGTCCCTCTCAAACACGTACGCATCTTTTTTGTACACGCAGAGCAGCGTGGTCATCACGACGACGAACAGAAATCCAAGGCTCACTCCTACAACGATGAGCTCAATGGTTCCttgagctaaaaaaaaaaagacagagatcAGCTCAGCTGTTCACACGATACCAATCCTTTTCAATGAGGAGAATACAGTCACACAGTGAACCGTTACTGCTACACGCATTGTCGTTTAGGGATGAAGCCGTCTCCTTAAACGTAGCTTTGATTTCactaatttaaatatatttatgctACAATACAAACAAATGGGGAAAGTTGATCCTGTAAGCGTCACTTACCGAATGTTGGGGTGGTAAACGAGTGATAAGTACCACTGGTTGAGCCTTGAACAGTCGAGGCCCTGACCCAAACGTCGTATTTCGTATTGCTGCTCAGGGACATCAGCGTGTAGGAGTAGACGTCAGCTGGCACTGTTATGTCTGCAAACAAGCAAAGCACAGGTCAGGATGAAAAGAAGTTTAACAACTCAGACCTAACAAGGCAGTAGGTCACTTACTGTGCGTTTCTGCCCGACTGCTATAAAATATGGTGTAGTTTGTTATGAAGCCTCGTCTGTGGTTCAGGGGGATTTGATTCCACTCGAGGACCACCTTGTTAGGGGTTGGTTTCCCCATCAGTCTAACAGCAGGGCCTTCCAGTGGAGCTGTAGCCACAACAGCAAGAAATGTCTCAAAATGGAAATATCTCAGTCtgcattttctttatttccttaAAAAATAAACTTCTGATTGAACTGGAACTGCTCCAGACATTATAACCATAAAGACGTAGCATCAGCACTTTACTCCTTACAGGCGTCATAATAATATCGCTAACCTCCTTGCTCCACAAAGGCTTCCACCATGGCTGGCTTCCCAATACTATACTTCCTGTAGTATATTGGATACACGGACACGTTGTAGCACACAAACTTCTCCAGGTTGCCTTtgacattcaaaaaaaaaaaaaaaaaaaaagagtcaaagAAGGTTAGACATGAAGAAATCAGGCTGAAGTGGAATCCATCCAGCTCTAGAACAAACACTCACGCACCTCAGGCCTAAAACGCAGCTTTAGTCACGGTAAATGACCACATACAGGTCATAGAAGTGCATATGTATGAACTGCTATATAGTCGGTGTCAGTCATTAGCGAGCGACTACCTTtgatgagagtgtgtgtggtgcttcTGTTCTCCCTCTGCCAGTCCATCTGTTCACCAGCCACCCACACCACAACATACTCCGACACCCCTTCCCCGGGGGGGGGTTtccactgcagccacagcgTGTTCCTTTGGGGCATCACTATGAGCTCCCTCACTGGGTCTCGcactggaacaaacacaaaatactcATACAATACTGAGAAACCGGTTAATGAACCTCTATTAGCTTCTCATGCTCAGTTGGTTCGCTGAGACCATTCGTCTCCTGTTCACAAAGATGTTAGGCAAAAGTCATGAATCTAACGTAGGTCACACAAAGCTTCTGTGCATGGCCTAATGTCCAGACTGCATCCTTCAGGCAGACTGGGTCTGGGGTCTGTTACAGCCAGGGCTTTGTTTGTTCACATAATAATTGATGCAGCAGCTGTAACGTTTCAGCTTTCCTGTCTAACTTGTGTCACCATGAAAACGTACCACTTCCCCTTGGAGGGACAGttaaagaagcagcaggagacgtCCCCACAGAGTTACTGGCGGTGACGTCCACTCTAACAGACTGGTCGTAGCCCAGACGAACCCCTGTACGGGCAGCGATCTTCCTTTGGTTAGAGCTGCCGTCTGTCTCGGAGCTGTTCACTGCGATGCTCTCTGAGCTTTCATTCTTGGATGGATAGCCGTGAATTGTAATGTtgtatgtatattttattatcttcCCGTTGGCAGAAACAGGATCCTATTAAAGGAAACATGCACAAAAGTATGTCCTTGTCAACTGTTGTAATGAAAGTTCAATTAATCAGCGAGAAcaactttaaatgttttaagaAAATGtccatttattaaaaaggatgaCATTGTACAAGGATGTCCATGTTTTTATATGTAGTCATGTTTAACATTCTAACGTACAAGTGAAGGTTGTGGGAACTTACCTTTGAAACAAGCCACACCCGCCGATAATGGCTGTCGCTCTGATCAACCACAGCCCATACGTCTGGTTTACTTGTTGGTCctagaaaagaaaaaatgtgcAAATCTACAGTAAAGCAGCAGGAAAGGCAGCATGAAGTAAATGGTATTTGTCCACGTGCACGCAGTATTTGATGGCTCCGCCAGGTAGAACTACCCAACAGGGAAATTACTAGGAACTATGGACGTCAGTGAATTTTCTTTTACTTGGACAGAAGACAGGATTTATAttgaaacatgaacaaaacTCTGCACGCAGCTCCATCCCAGCTCAACATACAGAGAGATAAAATGTCATTATAATAGTATTAAAAACCAAAGAGTTGAgaaaaggagacagacagagctaTAGCAGTCAGTAATACTGCCAGTCTTGACACTCACGGTCCTCTGGGGTCCTCGTAGTAGTGTTGGCACTCCAGTCACTCCAGTAACCCTGCGACTCTGCATGAACTTTAGAACTTTTGCAGCGCATCTGAATCACATTAAAAGTGTCTGGCTGAAGGTTCTGGAGTCTGAAGGATGTGATGTCATGGGCGATGTCTTCAAGAGGCACCTAGGACAGTAAACACATGTCTTATTGATTGGAGGAAGATGTCATCAAAATGTGTAAGACGGAAGTAAACTGTACTCACATATGTCCAGTGATGAGAGCCACCTGGACAGAACCGGATCTGATATTTTAATGACACATGTTGTTTATGAATAGGTGAATGCCAGCGTATGAGAAGGGAGCGAGGGAAATCCTTCTCTGCTATGGCCTCAACAGGAGATGGAGGATTTGTTTTCACTGCAAGAGCCAATACAACAAAGAGTCAAGAGGATGAAATGGTGGCAAACACCACCATCACTGACGTCATCTTTAGGaaagagcagcggaggagaagcCCAGCACGTACCATACCACTCAGCATAATTCTGCAGATGGTCAGACTTCACTGTTCCCAGTTCGTTGTGAGCCTCCACCCAAATGTCCAGGTTCATAAGATAGGGGAACGTGTTCAACTGGATTTCAGCGTGGTTTTCACGAGTCGATACATTAAACTCTGAACCTCTGTTGATTGAAGATTTAAAAGGACAAGGTTAAGGGatggaggacaaagaggaggcgaggggcgggaggagggggatgaCCAAGAGccagggagacacacacacacacacacacacacacacaacacacaacacacacacacacacacacacacacacacacacacacacacacacacacacacacacacacacacacacacacacacacacacggtcaaaTATGTGAGAACATctgaacaggaaacaggagggtATTAAAAATATACTCAcgccataagaacaaaaacccTGTATGTTGTGGGGACATCAGGGGTTTGAGGACCTACTGGTTTCCATTCACACCTCATGGTTGAAGATATGTATTCTTGGTCCTGAACTGCTATACATGATAGATTCTCAGGCTTCCCTGGGAgatctgacacagacacagataataaaatataaacagactAAACAACCTGGgacaaaaacatttcaaaatctTCCTATTTCTCTGTCTAGGTTCAAGGTTCAGATTCAGCCTGTATGTGTGTAAGTATATGAGAAACTGAACACGCTGTAATTGTCCACGGTGCtgtgaataaatgtaaaacaggaTGTTGGTGTGCAGCATCTCATGCACGTCGAGCCGTCAGCAGACAGAACTCGCATTTGCGTTTCTATGCTCTGCTAAACATATGAACACCACAGTCACGTGgtcagaaaacagacaaactgattTACTGTAGCTTTCTCTTTTTCCAGACCATTACACATGTTGCTCTTGGAAGTTAAGTTTGTTGTTCTTACCATGAAGAGCACTGTAAAGCCTATGATGTCCTTTCACACCTGTCACCTTTGTTTTATCAGAATGCGAGGTAATGACATCAACTACCAGCACATTCAATCTGAAAGAACTATTGGCTATAGAACTATTTGACAGTAGCCTATACTGACTTCACTTGGGGACAAAAGATCAAAAACCTGGACTCTTTTACAATAGCATGAAATCATTGATAATCCCAGAGGTTCAAATTtcccacacacataaacaaattaattaattactcaATAAGCTCTTCGTCTAATTAATTTAGTTTGAATCTAATCAAATattctgctttttatttatggaaaAACTATTCTAATGAGTCTATAAATTAGCCAGCGCTGATAATTATAGGCAGTATTTGATCTGAGGCTAGAACAGACTTTGCATCAACAATGACCATacagaaaagataaaacaaCACGTACAGCCTTTCTTAAGATGGATCCCATGAACAAATTTGCCTTTGTTCAGGGTAACATACGGTGACTTCTTCTTGCACAAGCAAAACAGCCATTCAGCGCTCTCGCTTTTGACGGTGATAGTGACATTAAGGGCTGATCCGTTAATCCTGGTGTACTGTTCTTTGGGCACAATAGTCTTAGACACGTTCCAGTAGAGGTCATCTGATGTAACTTCTGCTGTGTTGATGATCGTGCACGTGGCGGTGAATGTAGACCCAATCTGAAGCACTGGAGACTGTGGGGCCGTCACCAAATGATTCTCTGAATACCAACAAAACAGAATCAATATTTCAGCGTTGTTCGTGCCTCAGCAAGgatatttttcacatttaggCAGCCAGGAGGAACCAGCACGTCTGTGGACTGTCTGAGCACATAACTCAGCAGGTTAAAAACGGCCACAGCAGACAGGACACAACATTTGACCGTTTGCACACAGTACCTCCTCCAAAACAAGCAAACggacaacacaaacagcaaataCACTTAGCACAAAAGGATTGAAGAGACGCACATCTCAGCTCAACAGCCTCAGTAACtatgacacacagcagctgcaccactCTGTGAAATGTGCTCATATGCATGTAACACAGACAGTGTTGACTCATACCAAACTATGGCAACTCCCACTCCCCAATGCTGAAAAGACCCAAGATTCCCAACAGGATCTTTACTAGTTTCTTCAAGACCCAACAGAATGGAACTTTGCACTTTGTACGTATGAAATTGCTTTAACTGACACAGAACAGCACCACTGCGACGCACAAGCATCTCACAACAAGACATTCCTTGGCTCTTTGACCTCAGAGTCACAGCCTCCGTACATTCAGAGCCTGAGATTCTGGGACACGCAACAACTTTGAGAGGCTCGAGCCAGTGGAGAGTGGGTTTAATTCTAAGAACCAAGGACAGAAACTAATAAAAAGTGCTGCTTATATTGTTGTGATTTTTGGAGAAATGTCAGAAAGTAAGACACTTATTTACTACATGGACCATGGACGAGGTTCAGATGGAAGTCAGAGACATGAACGCCACCGTGACTCACACTCATCCAAATAAAATGCACTGAGCTCTCaccacacacagctacacacacgtCCCCTAACGCAGGGTCAGACTGAACGGAAGTCATACTGACCATAGTGCGCAGGCAGCGCCGGGGAGAGGCAGgcgagcagcagcggcagcagcagcatctccgcACGAACCATCACGACGCTGCGGACGCAGGAACCTTAGAGAACTTTAGTTACATTAGCTGAGTTAGCGACACTGAGTTACTGCGTTACTTGGAGCCTCATCCGCTACAGTGCTACTTAATGTTACTAGAGGCCCGTGACCACGTAGAAGGTTTATAGCACATTCGTTAAAAATGGACCTAGAAGCTTACGAATAACCAAATGTACAGGAACGACGCTAACACACGCTATCCTCCTAACGCCATGTTGTTTCCACTGCTAGAAGAACGACTTACCCGAGTGGACTCCGCTGTTGTTTCTATATACGTTTGTCTATATCATTATCGTGTTTACATAAAGGCTTAAACGCAATCATCGAAGCTTGGTCATTAAATGTCCGTTTTAATGTCCAGGCTCTAGACTGCGCCAGCGATTACTAGACGGGACCACCCACTTCCCGTCAAGTCTACAGTACGTGTGTCGTAACATCTCGCGGTGCTGCGCAGACTTGTTCGATCTCCACCTAATCTGCCTGGACGAAGCAAGCGTCTGTTTAAGGGGCTGCCAGTCACTGAAATTTAGGAATCATCTTAAATATGCAGGAAAGCTATACTGATTTCCGATTGGTTGAATCAGCTGTCTGTCAAATACGTTTGTCCAATCGGAGGTCTGAGGCGTTCCTGTGCTGTTTTAGTGATCTTGACTTGTGTTTTCCAGTATGTCTCCACCTCTTCGCTTCTCATAATGTAGAGAACGTGGTTCCTGCAGCCTGGTCATTCGCCTCCAGGAGAAACTGGCCCAAAAGCTTTACTCAACAAAATGTATCTATTAGCAAGTATATGAGCAGGCGTTTCTACGTGTCTTGGATACCTGATTATAATGTAGCTGCTGTTAACTGAACTGGCTCTGTGTTGGATTTGCTGCGTTTAGTTGTGTCAGGTCTCAAACCCTATAAAGTGTCTCGAGGtcctttgttgtgaattggtgctatagaaataaaactgaattgaattgaactaatAACAAACAGTGTCACAGTTTGGTCACGTTGCTCAACTGTGCTTGAACTGAATGTGTGTCAGCGTCTCTCAGGACTGAGCCAAACTTACTGACCTACACAATGTGACAACTCTGTGTTCACAACACGGCAGATTCCTATTGAATTAACTTTTGGCAGATTTTCAAGGAAGTGCCAGGGATGAAAAAACAAGGTGAAATCTGTATATGAAAGTCAAAATGTCCTTTAAATCAAACTACTAGAACAGAACTGAGAAAAACCCTACAGGTTAGAATCAAACAagggaaggaaaaaacaaatgaataaaaatgaaaggaTTCTTAGACACAATGAACCATTCAACAAAcccatgttttattaaaatggtTTAGGATGAAGACATAAACAAGAAATGGTACACAGGGCACAGGTTTTATTTCTTGTAGTATTTCTCCAATGTCATAATTCCAAAACATAATGGTAGGACTTGATTTTGAGGTGTAAAGTGTCTTTATCTTGTGACCTTTAGCAACAAATATCTGTAACAATCATTACAATGATTAGTGAAGGTCCTACAGTTATTTTTACAACTGACTTTGTTTCTTGTGCTAAAATTATATCAGGAATGAAGAGCTCACAAGATCAATGTTGTACTATAAATTGTTGAGCTCTAGAAGAGTTTGGTCCAACACCTGGTGCATCTCCAGGTTCTCCTCTTTGGCATGAGCAACTTTCTCTGGAGAAGGAAACAAAGTCACAGATAAATTCTATATGAGCTCATTCTAATTCACTGATTCTACACGGTGTGTGTACTGTGATAAGGTGATAAAGAGGAAGACATGAACCTGCAGAAAGTATAAAACTATGCCTTTAACAGAAAATTTTAGTAGTAGAATGGTTGCTAAGAGCTAGCCTGTTCATCATCCTCTATCAGCATAGAGACACACTGACCTCCTGCACCGGAAACACAGAAAGGCTTTGATCACTTTAAATTCAATCTGTCACTGAGCGTGTTTGGAGGCTCTGGATCAACCACGGCATGTTCTTCTCCTGATAAATatccagcagcagagctcatCTACTGAGGAGGAGTGGACCAACACTCCACAACCTCGCTCTCTGTATGTGAAGGAGATACTCTGATAAATGGCGTTTGCATCAGGCACAGACTGGTTTCTGACCCCCA
Protein-coding sequences here:
- the il6st gene encoding interleukin-6 receptor subunit beta; this translates as MVRAEMLLLPLLLACLSPALPAHYENHLVTAPQSPVLQIGSTFTATCTIINTAEVTSDDLYWNVSKTIVPKEQYTRINGSALNVTITVKSESAEWLFCLCKKKSPYVTLNKGKFVHGIHLKKGYLPGKPENLSCIAVQDQEYISSTMRCEWKPVGPQTPDVPTTYRVFVLMAGSEFNVSTRENHAEIQLNTFPYLMNLDIWVEAHNELGTVKSDHLQNYAEWYVKTNPPSPVEAIAEKDFPRSLLIRWHSPIHKQHVSLKYQIRFCPGGSHHWTYVPLEDIAHDITSFRLQNLQPDTFNVIQMRCKSSKVHAESQGYWSDWSANTTTRTPEDRPTSKPDVWAVVDQSDSHYRRVWLVSKDPVSANGKIIKYTYNITIHGYPSKNESSESIAVNSSETDGSSNQRKIAARTGVRLGYDQSVRVDVTASNSVGTSPAASLTVPPRGSVRDPVRELIVMPQRNTLWLQWKPPPGEGVSEYVVVWVAGEQMDWQRENRSTTHTLIKGNLEKFVCYNVSVYPIYYRKYSIGKPAMVEAFVEQGAPLEGPAVRLMGKPTPNKVVLEWNQIPLNHRRGFITNYTIFYSSRAETHNITVPADVYSYTLMSLSSNTKYDVWVRASTVQGSTSGTYHSFTTPTFAQGTIELIVVGVSLGFLFVVVMTTLLCVYKKDAIKKNFWPQIPNPGDSTIGNWSPDYPLKAETSKEKCLSGISVLDVDVCDRGSVYEEDKASLALRKDKYLSEEHSSGIGGSSCMSSPRQSVSDNDDSGDMGDTTASTVQYSSVVASGGYKGQTPGSQPQQAVFTRSESTQPLLESEEHPDMFVQEGSRQSARFPRQTCFSPAAANRDGTRAAELEELEALDFCPLEEDAEPTAPPKEQSADWQPPAPSSSYMPQLGGYRPQ